In Elusimicrobiota bacterium, a single genomic region encodes these proteins:
- a CDS encoding ABC transporter substrate-binding protein → PDLILTIGTSATKLVSEKIKDIPIIFSMIIDPEGVGLKSKNLTGSPLDIPIRLQFENLRTIIPKVRRIGVIYNPKENESIIQKAIETASDMGFVLKTYQVESTEDIQKIPKMEEMNIDVLWLVTDTIVCQLAIIKQILYSCLKNKIPVMGISSSYVKAGALLALSCDYEDIGRQSGEIAEKILNGKDLSTIQVSVPRKTKLYLNISVADRLGIKIPKEIIEKAEEVFGK, encoded by the coding sequence AGCCAGATTTGATTTTGACTATTGGGACGTCAGCGACAAAGTTAGTATCTGAAAAAATTAAAGATATTCCGATAATTTTTTCTATGATTATAGATCCTGAAGGAGTTGGTTTAAAATCAAAAAATCTGACAGGTTCTCCACTTGATATACCGATTAGGTTACAGTTTGAAAATTTGAGAACAATTATTCCAAAAGTAAGAAGAATCGGAGTAATCTATAACCCTAAGGAAAATGAGAGTATTATTCAAAAAGCCATAGAAACAGCTAGTGATATGGGATTTGTTCTGAAAACATATCAAGTCGAATCTACAGAAGACATACAAAAGATTCCAAAAATGGAAGAAATGAATATTGATGTTTTATGGTTAGTTACAGATACCATTGTTTGCCAGCTAGCAATTATCAAACAAATTCTTTATTCTTGTTTGAAAAATAAAATACCGGTTATGGGAATTTCGTCGAGTTATGTTAAAGCAGGAGCACTTCTGGCTTTATCCTGTGATTATGAAGATATTGGTAGACAGTCAGGTGAAATAGCTGAAAAAATTTTGAATGGAAAAGACTTGTCTACTATTCAAGTCAGTGTACCAAGAAAGACAAAACTATATTTAAATATATCTGTGGCTGATAGATTAGGGATAAAAATCCCTAAGGAAATTATTGAAAAAGCAGAAGAAGTGTTTGGAAAATGA